The genomic region CCTCCGGCATAAAAAAAGGCCGCTCGCGGCGGCCGGGTGGTGAATTACACGCGACGTTAGCCGTCGAGCGCGCTCAGGTTGTGCGACTTGATGATGGCGATGATCTTCGCCGCATAGTTCGGGTCGGTGGCGTAGCCAGCCGCCGCGACTGCGGTCGCGAACGTCGTGCCGCTGGTGTACGCGAATGCGGCGGCGTAGCGGGGATTGACGATCAGGAACTGTGCGTGATCGTTGAGGCTCGCGAGCCAGTCGGAATAGACGCGCCACCTGGCTGTCACGGTGGTCGGCTTCCCCGCCACGTACTCGGTCGTGGGCAGCATGACCGTCGGCCCCTTCCACGAGCCGTCTGCCTTCACCCCAAACAGGTTGAAGTAGCGCTGGGCGAGCTGCGAGGAAGCCCACCCGGACTCGAGCGCGGCCTGCGCAACAACGAAGCTCGCCGGGATCTTGGTGGACGTCGCCAGTTGGCACGCCGCCGGCGAGATCGCGTTGATGAAGTCATTCGGTGTCATGGTCACCCCAAGAGGAACGTGAAGGCCGCATGCGCCCAGTCGGGCACCGGCTCGTGATGCAGGTAGCGATAAATGACGATGGCGACCAGCGTGAACGCGGCCAGTTGCCCGACCACGTTGCGCATCAGAAATCGCCATGCATCGGCAATCCGGCAGAGCGCACGCATCACCTTCTGACCGCCCTGCCACGTCTCGACCATGGACTGCGTATTGGCCACGACGGTGTCGAGCTTTCCGTCTTGTATCCGGAGGTGTTCGTCCTGCTGCCGAAGGTGTGCGTCCTGGCGCTCGAGGTGACTCCTGACCTGCGCCTCCATCTGGTTCATTCGTGCTTCCAACTTCGAGAAGCGGCGGTCTCCGCTGCGCAGTCGCTCCTCGACGCCAGCGTTGGTCGATCTTTGTTCAGGCATTTGATCCCCGGGAAAGGAAGTGCAGCGCGCTCAGGTTCCAGTGCAAACGAACTGCACGACGTCGGTTCCGGTGCCGCTCAAAGCGAACGAGGTGCCGGAGGTTTGTGAGATGCGCACCGCGTTGGTAGCGGTCGTGTCGGTGGCCGTGCATGCATAGCTGGTCGACGAGGTATAGGCAGCTGCGCCCGAGAGCGTGACCGTGGCCGCGCCCGAGGCGAGTGTCGCCGTCCCCTTCACCATGTGCGGCGCGTTGGCGGCCGCGCCGGAGGTCGAATACAACGGCATCGCGCCGGTGCCGGTCGCGGCCAGGTTCCCGTAGACGGCGGCCGAGCCTCCAACCTGCAGCTTGTTAGTGCCGTCGTCCGTGCCGCCGACGAGCAGGCGGCCGCCGTATTTGGTGAGATTGATGTTGAACTTCGTCCCGGCTGACGCCGTGTTGTATGCCTCGACCGCGAGCTCGGATGCGGTGTCGGAATAGAAGCTCGCCGTGGCCGAGTTGCTCAGCTTCATCTGCACCGCGCCGCCGCCCTTGGGACTGAGCGTCACGGGAATCGTGGCGTCCGAGCCGATGGCGGCCAGCGCTGGCGACGAGCCGGCCGCAGCACTCATCGAGCTCAACGAGTTGCCGCTGTTCACGGACTGGTAGAAGCTTCCCGATCCGGTGAGATTGAACGGCGCGGAGTAGTTCGATGCGCTGTCGAGCTGCGCGCCGAAGATCTGGTTTCCGGCAGCGCCGTTGATCTCGGCGACGCACGATGTTGCGTTCGTCACCCCGTATGTCTGGCAGCCGAGCCCCATGGCGGTATTGTTCGACGAGCCATCCAGCACGAGGCCGCGCTGAAGGCTGTTGATCGACTCGATCCACGTCGATGCGATACGCGTGTATGCGGAGTTCTTGATGTACAAGACGTCGCCGAGCGCGTTGTCGATCGTGTTGCCAAAGAACCCGAAGTCGTTGTTGTTCCCTGCCAGGCGCACGACGTTGATCGACGCGTTGTAGGGATGCGAGTTCTGGATCATCGTGGTCTGCGCGCCGGGGTTGGCGTAGATGCAGTAGTTCACGACGAACCCGCCGTTCATGATGAAGCCGTCGATCGTCGAGTCGGATGCGAACGCCCCCAACTCGATCCCGGCCTTGCCGGCAGTCGTCGAGTAGATGCGGATGTTCTTCAGCCGCACGTCGTGCATGTAGACCGACGTCGTCGGGTTGCCGTCGATCTTGATCGACGAATAGCCGGCCGGGACATTGTTGAAGGCCAGGTTCAGCAGGTCGAGCGTCTGCGCGAACGTGGTGTCGAGCGTGTTCGCGGTGCCGGCGGTGCCGTCGAACTTCAGATCACGGATCGTCGAGTGCGAGTCGAACGTGAAGGCGCCCGCGATCGCCGGATAGCTGATCGAGCCGCCCGTCTGGATCAGGACACTGTTCGGGCCGTCTCCGTAGAGCGTGAATCCGACGGTCTGCGGCAAGACCAGGCCGCTCTCGCGATACTGGCCCGCCGGGATATAGACGGTCTTCGCTCCCGAGTTCAGCGCGGCCTGGATGCAGGCCGTGCTATCGGCTACACCGGTTTTGTCGCAGCCCGGGAAGTCGAGGATGCTCACCACGTCGCTCAGCTTGCTTGCGACCGAGCGGCCGCCGGCGCCGGACAGCGATGCCTGGAACTGCAGATTGCCGGTCGCGCCCAGCGCCGTGGTCGCGCCGGTGCCGCCCGAGGCAAACGAAAGAGGCGTCGAGAACGAAACGCTCCCCGTACTGGTCAACGTCGCGAAATTGCCGGTCGAGAAGTTGCCCGTCGCAAACGACGCCGTGGTGCCGTTGAGCGGCCCCGTGAGGGTTCCACCCGCCACCGGCAATGCGTTTGCGGCAACGCGGCTGAATGCCGTGTTCAACTGCTCCGCGGTCAGCACCTGGCCAGGAACAAACTGCCCCATCGCGAGATGGGGCGCACAGACGGCTACCAGCGAGACCGCGAGCAGCAGCGTTTTGAAAATGCGATTCATGGTCCTCTTCCCCGGTCAGTTCGACGACGTCGGCGCCACATTGGTCAAGCTGCCGTTCACGACATACCAGCGCTGCCCGTCGTTCGGGTGCCAGTCAGCGTCGTCGGTGATGGGCAGCATCTGGGACTCCGGGAAAGCCTTGAGCGGATCCTCTGCGTAGCCGTAGGCCTCGGTGTCGATCCAGCCCAACACCGCCTTCACCTGCGCGTCGAAATATGCGTATCGAGCCATCGTGATCACCATTCAATGAGCATGAAACCGGGCATGCCGGGCGTACCGACGGAGCCGTTAGTGGTCCCCGTCGTAGTGGTCGGGCCATACGACCCACCCGCGCCGGAGCCGCCGACGCCGTAGCCATAGGAAGCGGACGGGGCGATCAGGTTGGCGACGCCGCCAATCGCGCCGCGGCCGGGCGCTCCGCTCGCGCCGAACGGGCCGCCGCCACCGCGGCCACCCGTCGCGCCAGGTCCGTACTGGGACGTGTCTTGGCCGTATTCGCCGTTCGGGAATCCGTTGCCGCCGGGTTGGCCGGGCCATGCCTGCGTCGGCGCGCCGCTGCTCCCCACTTGGCCACCTGCACCCGCGGGCAGCACGTCAGATCCCACCGAGGTGTTGCTCCCGTTGCCACCGGTGCCCCCGACGGCGCCGGCTACGCCGCCAGCTCCGATCACGATCGGAACGACCTGGCCAGGTGTCACCGACATTGGGTTTCGGATCCACGATCGACCGGCACCACCACCAGCAGAACCGGCGACGATGTTGTTGGCGGGGATGTTCGGCGATCCGGCGCCACCTCCCCCACCGGCACAGCCAGTTCGATAGATCGTCGTCACCCCGGGCGGCACGGTGAAGTTGCCGCTCGATGTAAAAATCTGGAAGCGCGGTGCTCCCAACTGCACACTGCCAGTACAGGTGATCAGCACGTACGAGGAAATGTCGGCACGCCAGAGCAGCAGCGCACGACCGCCCGCGGCGAGCTCGCCGCCCGTGAGAGCACTCTGGGAAACGCCGACGATGGGCGCAGCCGCGATTACGCCCGGGTTGGGGGTGAAGGTCGCCGCCCCGGTATTCGTGTTCGCCACCTTCACCCAGAAGGCCTGGTTGTCGGTGAGAGTCGTAGACGGAACGGGGAAATTCGCCTGCAGCGTGTTGACCGCGCCAACGTCGGTGCCGAAGTTGAGGTTGCCGGTCTGAACCGATTGAAGAAGGCCGCTCGGCAGAATCGGCGCGCCCGAGTACTGGGCGATGTTCGCCGACGTGATCGAGGTTTGGCCGAACGCGACAGTGATCACCCAAAGGCCCACCCAGCCGGTGTCCGGCGACGGCGTCGCCTGGGTCCCGCTCGTCGCAGGGATCCCGGCCTTCACCTGAAATGCGACCACTCCATCGCGGAATGTGTTGCTCGTCGCACCCGTATTACCGGGCCCTGACCACGGGGTCGCCGGGTTCGCGGCGTTGTAGAACTGCAGCACCACCGGAGCGTTCCCGGTGGTCGGATCAAGGCTGATATCGCTGTCCTGATACTGCGCCTCGATCAGGTAGCTGATCGACTGCCCGCTCGTACCGGGCGGCGCAAACGCCGAGCTGATGTACGTTTCGAGCTGAATGCCCTGTTTGAGGATCTGATCGGTCGTGTCGGCCGGCAACGTGCCGCACGTGGTCGCTTCCAGGTTCTCGAGTTGGTAGATCTCGCCCTTCCCGATTTGGACAGTCATGCCGGCCGGCGATGTCGGGGTGCACGCAAGCCCCTGCACGACGGTGTTGGTGCCGAGCACCGCCGAGCTGAGCTTCGCCAGCCCCACCATGGTTTGCTGCGCCTGAGCGGAGAATGTCCACTCGTAGACTTGCTGCCCGATATACGTTTCGATGCGACGCATGTGATGGCCTGAAAATGAAAAAGCCCGCACGAGGCGGGCTTGGTGGAGGTGAATGCGGCCCTTGCCGCATCAGTCGAGTGTTGATTGATCCAGTACGAAATTCGCGCCGAGCACCGGCGTGGGCACACCGAAGTTCGTGATGCACACGCCAATCTTCGTGGCCGCCGGCCGAGTCGCATTCACGGCGGCGAAAATGTCTGCATCCGTCGCCTGGGTGACTTCCTGGGTAAGGGAGCCAGTGTAGCCGTGCGACGTCGGTGCCGAGAGCGCGGACCACGTGGGCGCATTCGCGTAGGCGGCCCCCAATGAGCCGCCCGTCACCTGAGGTCGGTAGACCGTGATCAGGGCAGTGAACGGAGCCGCAATGGACCCCATCCGGGCCACGCCACAGAAGCTGTTCGGACCGGTGTTCGCACCGCAGCAACCCGTGTCGAGCGGCCGCGCGGGCTCAAAAATGACCGGGTGCCGCCCTGTTAATTGCGTGAGCACCGCATCCATAGCCGGCCGCGTTGCTCGCCGTTGGAACAACGTCAGCTTGATCCGTGCGATGTAGGAGGCGTCCGTTTCTCCCGCCTTGCGTAGCAGGCTGTCGCCGAAGAAGTCTGCCGCCCACAGGTCGATCCAACCGCCAGTCGACGCCTGGAGCCTGGTTTGCGCCCATGCGAATTGCACGAGCAAGTAGATGGTCGAGAGCACTGCGGCGACTCCCGACAGCACCGCGCTGATGATCGGTGCTTCCGCCCAGTCGCCGAACCACCCGCGCGGCATGTAAGACTTCAGCCGCGACAAGATATCTGTCGAATCTCCCGTTGCCATTCAGTTCACCGTGATGGTTCCAGGCATGACGCGCTGGGTGTTGGTGACCGTGATGTCGCTCGTGCCGCCGTTCAGCAGCACCCCGGTCACATTCGTGACGCCAGCGACGCCGTAAGCAATCGAGGCGAGGATGGTGTACGGAAGCGAGACGCCGTCGCCCAGGCCTTCGATGTAGGACGAGAGCGCAGCAGTCACCTGCTCGACCGCGGTGGCGTGCGTCACGCCGGTTGTGGTGATAGCCATGGTCACGTTGGCGGTCACATCCTGCGGACCGTGCACGCTGTACGTCGAACAGAGCGGCCGCGCCACTTCAACCGCTGCACCGACAGCATCCAGCGTGCTGCTCGGCGGATCTCCCGTCCCGTCGTCCGTGATGACCGTGAAGTAGCCGTTCTGCGGCTGGCCGTTGTACTGCTGGTTCTCGAGGATCGTGCTCTTGACGTTCAGCGCGACGCTGTTGGCAGCCGCCTTCACTGCGGCCAGCGTGGCGCCCCCGATCGCAGCCACCCACAAGACGAACCGAGCGCGCGCTGCAGCGTCGGATTCGGCGTCGACGCCGTTCTGGACGGCCAACGAGTTTGAGACGAAATCGACGCCGGGAATCGCGGTGCCCAGCGTGTTCAGTGCCCCGGCGGAGACGTTCCCGATCGTGCCTGCAACCGTGCATTGCACCGTCACCGACACGCTCGCCTGGCCGGCCGGA from Burkholderia glumae LMG 2196 = ATCC 33617 harbors:
- a CDS encoding glycoside hydrolase family 73 protein; this encodes MTPNDFINAISPAACQLATSTKIPASFVVAQAALESGWASSQLAQRYFNLFGVKADGSWKGPTVMLPTTEYVAGKPTTVTARWRVYSDWLASLNDHAQFLIVNPRYAAAFAYTSGTTFATAVAAAGYATDPNYAAKIIAIIKSHNLSALDG
- a CDS encoding transporter; its protein translation is MNRIFKTLLLAVSLVAVCAPHLAMGQFVPGQVLTAEQLNTAFSRVAANALPVAGGTLTGPLNGTTASFATGNFSTGNFATLTSTGSVSFSTPLSFASGGTGATTALGATGNLQFQASLSGAGGRSVASKLSDVVSILDFPGCDKTGVADSTACIQAALNSGAKTVYIPAGQYRESGLVLPQTVGFTLYGDGPNSVLIQTGGSISYPAIAGAFTFDSHSTIRDLKFDGTAGTANTLDTTFAQTLDLLNLAFNNVPAGYSSIKIDGNPTTSVYMHDVRLKNIRIYSTTAGKAGIELGAFASDSTIDGFIMNGGFVVNYCIYANPGAQTTMIQNSHPYNASINVVRLAGNNNDFGFFGNTIDNALGDVLYIKNSAYTRIASTWIESINSLQRGLVLDGSSNNTAMGLGCQTYGVTNATSCVAEINGAAGNQIFGAQLDSASNYSAPFNLTGSGSFYQSVNSGNSLSSMSAAAGSSPALAAIGSDATIPVTLSPKGGGAVQMKLSNSATASFYSDTASELAVEAYNTASAGTKFNINLTKYGGRLLVGGTDDGTNKLQVGGSAAVYGNLAATGTGAMPLYSTSGAAANAPHMVKGTATLASGAATVTLSGAAAYTSSTSYACTATDTTATNAVRISQTSGTSFALSGTGTDVVQFVCTGT
- a CDS encoding baseplate J/gp47 family protein produces the protein MANLSTQSFATIVQNFATAVQGAASQLIDFTVGSVLLAIAEATGGVALWLQGLVLQVLALTRASTSTGADLDSWFAQFGFARLPADAATTQETFSRFTPTSQALVEVGGIVQTADGTVQFAVVADTTNPAYSAAQGGYVIPAGQASVSVTVQCTVAGTIGNVSAGALNTLGTAIPGVDFVSNSLAVQNGVDAESDAAARARFVLWVAAIGGATLAAVKAAANSVALNVKSTILENQQYNGQPQNGYFTVITDDGTGDPPSSTLDAVGAAVEVARPLCSTYSVHGPQDVTANVTMAITTTGVTHATAVEQVTAALSSYIEGLGDGVSLPYTILASIAYGVAGVTNVTGVLLNGGTSDITVTNTQRVMPGTITVN